A stretch of the Coprobacillus cateniformis genome encodes the following:
- the fabD gene encoding ACP S-malonyltransferase, whose protein sequence is MKIGFIFAGQGAQYVGMGKELYDHFPEAKAVYDQAYIDIDVKKVCFEGPEDILNETSYAQPCILTTSLAIAKVVEAHGIKPDYVAGLSLGEYSALAYANAMSISDAVKIVRARGQIMSEALPAKTTSMAAVLAMEAKKIQEVIEDIDGVTIANYNCPGQIAITGYKEAIEVASEKLKEAGAKRVIPLKVSGAFHSPLLEAASQKLKIELGKYDLNVPEIPVVYNISGQEENGNLIDILTKQIKSSVYFYQSLQYMIGQGVEAFIEIGPGKALSAFVKKTDRNIPVYSVDSIESLNKMLGALKDE, encoded by the coding sequence ATGAAAATAGGATTTATATTTGCTGGTCAAGGGGCTCAGTATGTTGGAATGGGAAAAGAACTTTATGATCATTTCCCAGAAGCCAAAGCTGTTTATGATCAGGCATATATTGATATTGATGTCAAGAAGGTATGCTTTGAAGGACCAGAAGATATTTTAAATGAAACATCTTATGCGCAGCCATGTATACTGACAACATCACTTGCAATTGCTAAAGTTGTAGAAGCACATGGGATCAAACCAGATTATGTTGCTGGATTATCTTTGGGGGAATATTCAGCCTTAGCTTATGCAAATGCAATGAGTATAAGTGATGCCGTTAAAATTGTTAGAGCTAGAGGTCAAATTATGAGTGAAGCTTTACCAGCTAAAACAACATCTATGGCTGCTGTTTTAGCTATGGAAGCCAAAAAGATTCAAGAAGTGATTGAAGATATTGATGGGGTGACAATTGCCAATTATAATTGTCCAGGCCAAATTGCGATTACAGGTTATAAAGAAGCTATTGAAGTCGCTTCTGAAAAATTAAAAGAGGCTGGAGCAAAGCGAGTGATTCCATTAAAGGTATCAGGGGCATTTCATTCACCGCTATTGGAAGCAGCTTCACAAAAATTAAAAATAGAATTAGGGAAATATGATTTAAATGTACCTGAAATACCAGTTGTTTATAATATTTCTGGACAAGAAGAAAATGGGAATCTTATTGATATATTAACAAAACAAATCAAATCAAGTGTTTATTTCTATCAATCATTACAATATATGATTGGACAAGGTGTAGAAGCTTTTATTGAAATAGGTCCTGGAAAAGCATTAAGTGCATTTGTGAAAAAGACAGATAGAAATATTCCAGTTTATAGTGTTGATAGTATAGAAAGCTTAAACAAAATGTTAGGAGCGTTAAAAGATGAATAA
- the fabG gene encoding 3-oxoacyl-[acyl-carrier-protein] reductase, with protein sequence MNKVAVITGASRGIGKAIALKFAKEGYRVVINYRGNEEKANKVRQECMALGVDAMLYQADVSHFEEMDAMMKAVNENYGRIDVLVNNSGITKDNLLLKMNTETFMDVIDVNLKGTFHSIKAVSRIMMKQRSGVIINMASVIGLIGNPGQANYAASKAGVIALTKTVAKELAPRHIRVNAIAPGFIETDMTDVLNETMKENILKNIPLQAMGEAEDVANLAYFLASSDAKYITGQVINVDGGMVM encoded by the coding sequence ATGAATAAAGTTGCAGTAATTACGGGTGCAAGTCGTGGTATTGGGAAAGCTATTGCTTTGAAGTTTGCTAAAGAAGGGTATCGTGTTGTGATTAATTATCGTGGAAATGAAGAAAAAGCGAATAAAGTGAGACAGGAATGTATGGCACTAGGAGTTGATGCTATGCTTTATCAGGCTGATGTCTCTCATTTTGAAGAAATGGATGCTATGATGAAAGCTGTCAATGAGAATTATGGACGGATTGATGTTCTTGTGAATAATTCAGGGATTACAAAAGATAACCTTTTATTAAAGATGAATACTGAAACGTTCATGGATGTTATTGATGTGAATTTAAAAGGGACTTTTCATTCAATAAAAGCTGTATCGCGTATTATGATGAAACAAAGATCAGGTGTTATCATTAATATGGCAAGTGTTATAGGGTTAATTGGAAATCCTGGTCAAGCCAATTATGCAGCAAGTAAAGCAGGTGTGATAGCTCTCACAAAAACAGTTGCAAAAGAGTTGGCACCAAGACATATACGTGTCAATGCGATTGCACCAGGTTTTATTGAGACTGATATGACAGATGTTTTAAATGAAACAATGAAAGAAAATATCTTAAAAAATATTCCATTACAAGCAATGGGAGAAGCAGAAGATGTTGCAAATCTGGCTTACTTTTTAGCCAGTTCAGATGCGAAATATATTACTGGCCAAGTCATCAATGTTGATGGCGGTATGGTGATGTAA